GCGTCCTCCCGCTGCAGTACCCGGCGGGCGAGTCCGCTGCGTCGCTGGGCCTTGTTGGCACGGAAACGTTCTCTGTCGAGGGCGTCACCGAGCTGAACAACGGCACGACGCCGAGGACGCTCAAGGTCACCGCAACGGCAGAGGACGGCAGCACCAAGTCCTTCGATGCCGTCCTGCGCATCGATACCCCGGGCGAAGCGGACTACTACCGCAACGGCGGCATCCTGCAGTACGTTTTGCGCCAAATCTCGGCACACTAGCGGGAACTCCGCCTGAGCCACAAGGCAACAGCTACAGCCCCGGCTGGTCATCGACCGGCCGGGGCTGTAGCCTTTCCTGCGGCTTGGTGCCGGCCAAGGCGTTAGAGTTGTATAGCACGTCAATCACCCTAAGGAGGGGCCGTTGGGACTTTTGGAGACAATCCGGAACCCGCAGGACCTGAGCAAGCTCACCAGTGAGCAGTTGGAGCAGCTTGCAGGCGAGATCAGGACTTTCCTCATCACCAACGTCGCCCAAACGGGTGGTCACCTCGGACCGAACCTTGGCGTGGTGGAACTCACCATGGCCATCCATAAAGTCTTCGATTCGCCGCGCGACAGCATCGTTTTCGACACAGGCCATCAGTCTTACGTCCACAAATTGCTGACCGGCAGGCAGGATTTCAGCACCCTCCGGCAGCAAGGGGGAATGTCCGGCTACCCCGATCGCGCAGAGTCCGAGCACGACATCGTGGAAAGCTCCCACGCGTCGTCCTCCTTGTCCTGGGCTGACGGTATCTCCCGGGCCCGCCAGTTGACCGGCGAGGGCGATCGCTGCGTTGTCGCCGTCGTCGGAGACGGTGCGCTGACGGGCGGTATGGCGTGGGAGGCGATCAACAACATCGCCGCCGACAAGCGACGCCGCGTGGTGATCGTCGTCAACGACAACGGGCGCTCCTATGCGCCCACCGTCGGCGGCGTCGCAGACTACCTCGCTTCACTGCGCCCCACGATCGATTCCCTCCGGGCGGCCCCCACCTACGAAGTGGTGTTGGACTGGTGGAAGCAGAAGCTTCAGAGCGGTGGACCGATCGGGCAGTTCACCTATAAGAGCCTGCATGCCATGAAGAAGGGCATCAAGGATTGGTGGGCTCCGCAAGGCATGTTCGAAGACCTCGGCATGAAGTACATCGGCCCTGTCGACGGCCATAACATGCGGGCCCTTGAGCACGCGCTCACTACTGCCCGCAATTACGGCGGCCCCGTGATCGTCCACGCGATGACCGAAAAGGGGCATGGTTACGCACCCGCCCTCGCCAACGAGGCGGACCAGTTCCACGCCGTCGGGATCATCGATCCCGAAACCGGCGAACCCACCGAAGCCGGTGGAGCCCGCTCCTGGACATCGGTGTTCGCAGAGGAAATCGCTGACATCGCGGATGAGCGCGACGACATCGTAGGCATCACCGGGGCCATGCTGATCCCCGTCGGATTGCACAAGTTCGCGGAAAGGCACCCGGAACGAGTGATCGACGTCGGGATCGCGGAGCAGCACGCCCTCACCTCGGCCGCCGGCATGGCCTTTGGCGGACTGCACCCCGTCGTCGCCGTTTACGCGACGTTCCTGAACCGTGCCTTCGACCAGCTCCTCATGGACGTTGCCCTGCACAAAGCCGGGGTGACGGTCGTGTTGGACCGTGCCGGCGTGACGGGCCCGGACGGAGCCAGCCACCACGGCATGTGGGACATGGCGATGGTCCAGATCGTTCCGGGGCTGCACCTCGCGGCTCCGCGGGATGCCAGCCGCCTGCGGGAAGAACTCCGCGAAGCTGTTGCCATCGCGGACGCGCCCAGCGTCGTGCGTTTCTCCAAGGGCAGCGTGGGAAGTGAGATCGAAGCGATCGAACGGCTTTCCGACGGCGTCGACGTGCTGGCGCGCCGCCCCGAAGGCTCCACCGAGAACGATGTCCTGATTGTCAGCGTCGGTGCCATGTCCGAGCTCGCCCTCGACGTCGCGTCCCGTCTCGGCTCCCAAGGCATCAGTTCCACCGTGGTGGATCCGCGGTGGGTCCTTCCCGTGCGCAAGTCCATCATTGACCTCGCCGCCCGGCACCGATTGGTGATCTGCATCGAAGACGGCGTCCGTGCGGGCGGCGTCGGCTCCCGGATCCGCCAGGAGATGCGCGCGGCAGGTGTGGACACGGCCCTTAACGAGGTGGGGCTTCCGGTCGAATTCCTCGACCATGGAACCCGGAGCCAGGTTCTTGAGCGGGTTGGGCTTACCGCCCAACAGATAACGCACGACGTCGTCGCGCAGGTCCTGGGGACAAAGGTGCCTTTCGCGCGGCCCCTGCCAGGACAAGGACATCCGACGACGGGCAGTCTCCCCAAGCTGTGAACGGCTGTTCCCAGCGGAATCAAACACACAGGCACCCTTCGACGGCACAGGTCCAGAACAGCACCTGCGCGGAGCGGTCCAGAAAAGGACAGGCATGAGCGGCATCATCCGCACCTATAAGCGCGACGAAGAAGCGGTCCTCCATTTCCGGGAGGCTTGGTATGACGAGGAATTCAAGCAGCTCGTCATCAACCGCGGGGTTGTGGGACACCAGAGCGCCACGGACGAAACCGACGTCGAGGACGAATCCGCCGTCGAAGGACTCATGACTGCCTTTGCCGCGCAATGCGAAGAAGACGGCTATGCGGAGATTCCCGAGACGGAGCAGTTTTGGGTGGTCGCGCAGATCGCGCTGAAGACGAAGGACGGGACCGACCGGGACCGCTACCTTGAACGCAAGGCCAAGGCCGCGCTGACGAGCGAACTGGCCTGGCGCGGCCTGGGTATTGTGGACCGATCCGACATCAGCGACTCGAAGCTCAACATTTTCTGCCTGTGCCCGGACGTCAACAAGGCCGTCAACGCCATCAAGGTGTGCATCCGGGGAGAAGACCTCGACTTCACCAAGCTGAGCATCGCGGCCGCACCCCATGCCGAACCCACCGCATTCAAAGTAAAGCACTCGCCGAAAACCGGTCCGGGCTTTACCCTCTAAGGACTACCTCACGCTTCGAAGGGACAAACATGGCGCCCAAGAGCAACTGGCCCGGACACACCCCGCTGCCGAAGGGCTTGTCCGCTCCGGCTCGAAGGGCACTCGCCCATGAGGGTCTGGAAACCTTGGAGCAGCTCGCCGAATTCGGGGAGGGACGCGTCGCGGCCCTGCACGGCATGGGCCCCAAGGTCATGGCCCAGTTGCACGACGCGATGGAAGAGGCCGGCATCGCGTTCGGATCCTGAGCGGCGGACTGGCCCCCGCGGGCGTTGTAGGGTGAAACCATGACTGAATATCGCCGTCTTGGAAATTCCGGATTGACCGTCTCGGTAGTCGGTTTGGGGTGCAACAATCTCGGGCGGGCCAATACGGCCACGGAATCGCAGGAGGGTACCAATGCGGTGGTGTATGCCGCCTTGGATGCCGGCGTGACCCTTTTCGATGTTGCGGACGTCTACGGCCGGGAACCGGGCCTCAGCGAGACCATGCTGGGCGTCGCCCTGAAAGGCCGCAGGGACGACGCCGTCGTGGCCACGAAATTCGGTATGGACATGCACGGCGCCAACGGCAACGATTTCGGCGCCCGGGGATCGCGACGTTACATCATCCAGGCCGCCGAGGCATCGTTGCGCCGCCTCGGCACCGACTGGATTGACTTGTACCAGTACCACACGCCGGATCCACTCACCCCGGTTGACGAGACCCTCGCCGCCCTCGATGACCTCGTGACAAGCGGCAAGGTCCGGTACCTCGGTCACTCAAACCGTGCAGGCTGGCAGATCGCCGAAGCGGAATACGTCGCCCGGATGCAGGGCGGTGCGCGGTTCATTTCGACGCAGAACCATTACAACTTGCTGGACCGACGCGCGGAACTCGAAGTGCTGCCGGCCGCGCAGGCCTTCGGGCTCGGTGTGCTGCCGTATTTCCCCTTGGCGAACGGCCTCCTGACGGGCAAGTATGCTCCGGGCAACGCCCCGGAAGGATCGCGCCTCAGCCACACGCGGACCAACATGGTGAACGACGCCGACTGGGTCCAGCTGGGCCGGTTCAGCCAATTCGCCAAAGAGCGGGACCTGAACGAATTGCAGCTGGCCTTCTCCTGGCTGGCCGCCCAGCCCGCAGTCAGCAGCGTGATTGCCGGAGCCACCCGCCCTGAACAAATCGCCGAGAACGCGAAAGCGGTGCGCTGGGTGCCCACGGCAGAAGAACGGGCCGAAATGGACGACATCTTCCCGCGCACGCCCAAGGTCGCCCTCTTCTAAGGAGCGTTCCATGAGCGGGGAGCAGGCAGCGGTTTCAGGCCAGCGCGAGCCCGTGAGCTTGCTCGTGGACTGCGACACGGGGATCGACGATGCCCTCGCCCTGGCCTACCTCTGCAGCCAGCCGCATGTGGAGCTGGTAGCCGTGAGCAGCACTCCCGGCAACGTCGCGGCGGAGCAAATGGCACGCAACAACCTGTCCCTGCTCGAGTTGTGCGGCCGCCCCGACGTGCCCGTTGCCATCGGAGCCCGGGCTCCGCTGCGGATCCCGCTGACCACGACGCCGGAAACCCACGGGCCGCAGGGCATCGGCTACGCCGAGTTGCCGGAACCGCACGGACAGGTGCACGACGCCGACGCCGTCGAGCTCTGGGTAGAAGCGGCCCGGTCACGGCCGGGGGAGCTGACCGCCCTGCTGACGGCGCCCCTCACCAACTTCGCCCTCGCCCTGCGGGCCGAGCCGCGGCTACCGGAGCTGCTGCGCGGCGTCGTGATCATGGGCGGCAGCTACTACTATCAGGGCAACACGACGCCGACTGCCGAATGGAACACCCACGTTGATCCGCACGCAGCGGCCGAGGTGTTTGCGGCCTACTCCGGACTTCCTGAGGAACGCCTGCCGGTGGTGTGCGCCCTCGAGACCACGGAACGGATCGAATTGACACCCGGACACCTGGCCGCCTTGGCCTCCGAGGCAGGCTGCACGGAGCCGGAACTTGTCCTTCCGGAACAGCCGGAAGGACGGCGCAGCACCGCTTCCAACGAACTCGTGCGGCACCTCAGCGATATGCTGCGCTTTTATTTCGAGTTCCATCGCCACTACGACCAAGGCTATGTGGCGCACATCCACGACTACTTCGCTGCGTCCGTCGCCGCCGGGACCGCCCGGTACGGCACCCGCACGGCAACAGTACACGTCGAGACCGAAGCCCCGAGGCTCATCGGAACCACCGTGGCGGACTTCCGCGCTCTATGGGGCGAGCCTCCCAACGCGCGCATCGTCTCGGAGAACCACCCAGGGGAGGCGTTTGCCGAATTGGTGCGCTCATTGGGCGGCCTTGCCCGGAGGCTGCCGGACATTACCGGACAGGAACGCTAGCCGCGTTCGGCTTCGACGCGATCCCGGGTGCCAGGAAGCGTTTGCCGTTGACACGCTCGGAGGCGCCCACCCGGTCCAAGTATGGCGTGATCCCGCCCAGGAACATCGGCCAGCCTGCGCCGAGGATGACGCAGAGGTCAATGTCTTCCGGGCCGGCCACCACGCCTTCGGACAACATGAGTCCGATTTCCTCGGCCAAGGCGTCCTGCGTGCGACGCAGGACTTCCTCGGCCGTGGACGGAGTGGTGCCGAAGGACATGAGCGCCAACGTCTCCGCCGGGATGACCGGCTTTCCCTCGGGACCAGGCGCCCAGAGTGACTTCACACCGTTATCAACCAACTTCTGCAGGTTCTGGGAGACCGCAAATCGCTCGCCGAAGGCAGCGTGCAGCGATTCCTGGACGTGCTGGGCGACCGGAAGGCCCACCATCGCGCTGAGGGTGAACGGACTCATCGGCAGGCCCATGGGCCGCAGCGCCGAGTCGGCGACTTCCGCCGGCGTCCCTTCGTCGAACGCGGCAATGACTTCGCCCATGAGCCGTAGCAGTATCCGGTTGACGACGAAAGCGGCGGCATCCTTGACGAGCACGGCTGTCTTCTTCAAGCCCTTGGCGAGCTCGAACGCGGTGGCCAGCACGGCGTCGTCGGTCTTCGGAGCACGTACGATTTCCAGGAGCGGCATGACCGCAACCGGGTTGAAGAAGTGGAAACCGACCAGGCGCTCCGGGTGCTGGAGATCTTCGGCCATTGCGGTCACGGACAGCGAGGACGTGTTGGTGGCGAGGATGCATTCGGGGGAGACGATCGCCTCCACTTCGGCGAAGACCTGCTTCTTGACATTGAGTTCTTCGAAGACTGCTTCAATGACGAAGTCGGCATCGGCGAATGAGTCCTTGGAGACGGAGCCGCTGACGAGGGCTTTCGTCCTGTTGGCGGCGTCGGAGCTGATCCGCTTCTTGCCGAGCAGTTTGTCCACCTCCGCATGGACGTAGGCGACTCCCTTGTCCACGCGCTCCTGGTCGATGTCCGTGAGGACCACGGGTACTTTGAGCTGGCGTGCGAACAGCAGGGCGAGCTGGCTCGCCATTAGGCCGGCACCGACGACGCCGATCTTCGTCACCGGACGCGCGAGCTTGCGGTCGGGCGCACCGGCAGGCCGCTTTGACCGCTTCTGCACGAGGTCCAGGAAGGCATAGACGGTGGAACGGAACTCATCCGTCTGCATCAAATCAGCGAGTGTCTCGCATTCCAGGGCCGCGGATTCCGCCTTTCCCATGGTCCGGTTGGCCTCGAGGATGTCCAGCACCTTGGCCGGAGCCGGTGATGCGTTCGAGGTCTTGGCCTCCACGAACGCCCGGCCGGCTGCCACCGCGCCGGCCCAGCGTTCTGCAACTGCCGGATCCGCCGGATCCACGGAGTTGCTCCGTTCGGGGATGACCTCGCCTGCGATCACCTTCGCAGCCCAGGCAATGGACTGCTCCACGAAATCCGCGGGTTCGAAGATGGCGTCCGCAATGCCGAGCTGGAAAGCCTGGGGGCCGGTGAGCGTGCGGTTGTTGCTCAGCGGGTTCTCGATCATGACGTTGAGGGCGTTTTCCGGGCCGATGAGTCGCGGCAGGATGTAGACGCCGCCCCAGCCGGGGACGAGCCCGA
This genomic interval from Arthrobacter sp. FW306-2-2C-D06B contains the following:
- the dxs gene encoding 1-deoxy-D-xylulose-5-phosphate synthase, whose product is MGLLETIRNPQDLSKLTSEQLEQLAGEIRTFLITNVAQTGGHLGPNLGVVELTMAIHKVFDSPRDSIVFDTGHQSYVHKLLTGRQDFSTLRQQGGMSGYPDRAESEHDIVESSHASSSLSWADGISRARQLTGEGDRCVVAVVGDGALTGGMAWEAINNIAADKRRRVVIVVNDNGRSYAPTVGGVADYLASLRPTIDSLRAAPTYEVVLDWWKQKLQSGGPIGQFTYKSLHAMKKGIKDWWAPQGMFEDLGMKYIGPVDGHNMRALEHALTTARNYGGPVIVHAMTEKGHGYAPALANEADQFHAVGIIDPETGEPTEAGGARSWTSVFAEEIADIADERDDIVGITGAMLIPVGLHKFAERHPERVIDVGIAEQHALTSAAGMAFGGLHPVVAVYATFLNRAFDQLLMDVALHKAGVTVVLDRAGVTGPDGASHHGMWDMAMVQIVPGLHLAAPRDASRLREELREAVAIADAPSVVRFSKGSVGSEIEAIERLSDGVDVLARRPEGSTENDVLIVSVGAMSELALDVASRLGSQGISSTVVDPRWVLPVRKSIIDLAARHRLVICIEDGVRAGGVGSRIRQEMRAAGVDTALNEVGLPVEFLDHGTRSQVLERVGLTAQQITHDVVAQVLGTKVPFARPLPGQGHPTTGSLPKL
- a CDS encoding aldo/keto reductase produces the protein MTEYRRLGNSGLTVSVVGLGCNNLGRANTATESQEGTNAVVYAALDAGVTLFDVADVYGREPGLSETMLGVALKGRRDDAVVATKFGMDMHGANGNDFGARGSRRYIIQAAEASLRRLGTDWIDLYQYHTPDPLTPVDETLAALDDLVTSGKVRYLGHSNRAGWQIAEAEYVARMQGGARFISTQNHYNLLDRRAELEVLPAAQAFGLGVLPYFPLANGLLTGKYAPGNAPEGSRLSHTRTNMVNDADWVQLGRFSQFAKERDLNELQLAFSWLAAQPAVSSVIAGATRPEQIAENAKAVRWVPTAEERAEMDDIFPRTPKVALF
- a CDS encoding nucleoside hydrolase, with protein sequence MSGEQAAVSGQREPVSLLVDCDTGIDDALALAYLCSQPHVELVAVSSTPGNVAAEQMARNNLSLLELCGRPDVPVAIGARAPLRIPLTTTPETHGPQGIGYAELPEPHGQVHDADAVELWVEAARSRPGELTALLTAPLTNFALALRAEPRLPELLRGVVIMGGSYYYQGNTTPTAEWNTHVDPHAAAEVFAAYSGLPEERLPVVCALETTERIELTPGHLAALASEAGCTEPELVLPEQPEGRRSTASNELVRHLSDMLRFYFEFHRHYDQGYVAHIHDYFAASVAAGTARYGTRTATVHVETEAPRLIGTTVADFRALWGEPPNARIVSENHPGEAFAELVRSLGGLARRLPDITGQER
- a CDS encoding 3-hydroxyacyl-CoA dehydrogenase NAD-binding domain-containing protein; translated protein: MSAAEFQKLAGLFPDETVTHSYVQDIELPGNAGTFALITLDNGLDHTKPTTLGPNTLVELGTVLEGLKDRASRGEIVGVGVTGKPYFLVAGADLSAVKRLEEREHGLWMARLGHDVYATLADMGVPSFAFINGLALGGGLEIALQSTYRTVSTGAGALALPEAFIGLVPGWGGVYILPRLIGPENALNVMIENPLSNNRTLTGPQAFQLGIADAIFEPADFVEQSIAWAAKVIAGEVIPERSNSVDPADPAVAERWAGAVAAGRAFVEAKTSNASPAPAKVLDILEANRTMGKAESAALECETLADLMQTDEFRSTVYAFLDLVQKRSKRPAGAPDRKLARPVTKIGVVGAGLMASQLALLFARQLKVPVVLTDIDQERVDKGVAYVHAEVDKLLGKKRISSDAANRTKALVSGSVSKDSFADADFVIEAVFEELNVKKQVFAEVEAIVSPECILATNTSSLSVTAMAEDLQHPERLVGFHFFNPVAVMPLLEIVRAPKTDDAVLATAFELAKGLKKTAVLVKDAAAFVVNRILLRLMGEVIAAFDEGTPAEVADSALRPMGLPMSPFTLSAMVGLPVAQHVQESLHAAFGERFAVSQNLQKLVDNGVKSLWAPGPEGKPVIPAETLALMSFGTTPSTAEEVLRRTQDALAEEIGLMLSEGVVAGPEDIDLCVILGAGWPMFLGGITPYLDRVGASERVNGKRFLAPGIASKPNAASVPVR